In Sphingomonas sp. G-3-2-10, a single window of DNA contains:
- a CDS encoding sulfotransferase gives MSGISSATGATTAPRDIEADRATLRAIHATLTGGNMVRAQTMAAQALASGIEHPMVLDLAAGGLEAAGRIEDAAALLARAAEIAPQAHGIRNAFGLILHRLDRSAEAAAEFDAAIAIDAGFAPAWSNRGTARMAIAQLVDAKQDFERAIALQPGNPIALNGLAQLAIRRGAADEARALALQALARAPGFPPLLLTLAEAESALGDPSAEPRLRELAAAVALPASDRAIALGLLGDTLDRAGRFPEAFDAWTQSGVLSRQAHAAEYGERQGIVALLNETTALLGGRRLAVQPGAGKGPARTHVFLVGFPRSGTTLLEQVLEQHPETVTLAEKECLVDGARALLASPEKFGAFMDLPDAALDEYRSAYWARVAEQGVDPAGKVFVDKHPFHSFKLPLIARLFPDARILFAERDPRDTVLSCFRRRFRMNDANYQMLTLEGAATLFAAAMAQREATEAAAPVHGLRCALEEMIADFDGTTQAVCAHLGIEWTPELRAFADKVGERGVFTPSAPQLARGLNAEGVGKWRDYADRMAPVLPLLERWVK, from the coding sequence TTGTCCGGCATATCCTCCGCAACTGGCGCAACGACCGCCCCCCGCGACATCGAGGCGGACCGCGCCACGCTACGCGCGATCCACGCCACCCTGACCGGGGGCAACATGGTCCGCGCCCAGACGATGGCGGCGCAGGCGCTGGCGAGCGGAATCGAACATCCGATGGTGCTCGATCTGGCCGCGGGCGGGCTCGAAGCAGCGGGCCGGATCGAAGATGCTGCCGCCCTGCTTGCCCGCGCCGCCGAGATCGCGCCGCAGGCGCACGGCATCCGCAATGCGTTCGGCCTGATCCTCCATCGGCTCGACCGGTCGGCCGAAGCCGCGGCCGAATTCGATGCTGCGATCGCGATCGACGCCGGTTTCGCACCGGCATGGTCGAACCGTGGCACGGCGCGCATGGCGATCGCCCAGCTGGTTGACGCAAAACAGGATTTCGAGCGCGCCATCGCGCTCCAGCCCGGCAATCCGATCGCGCTGAACGGCCTTGCCCAGCTGGCGATCCGCCGCGGCGCGGCCGATGAGGCGCGCGCACTGGCGCTTCAGGCGCTGGCCCGCGCCCCGGGATTTCCGCCCCTGCTGCTTACGCTGGCCGAAGCCGAATCCGCGCTGGGCGATCCTTCCGCCGAACCCCGCCTGCGCGAGCTTGCCGCCGCTGTGGCGCTGCCGGCATCGGACCGGGCGATTGCGCTGGGCCTGCTCGGCGATACGCTCGACCGCGCCGGGCGTTTCCCCGAAGCGTTCGATGCATGGACGCAATCCGGCGTGCTTTCGCGCCAGGCCCATGCGGCCGAATATGGCGAGCGTCAGGGCATTGTCGCGCTGCTGAACGAAACGACGGCGCTGCTGGGCGGACGCCGGCTCGCGGTTCAGCCCGGCGCGGGCAAGGGGCCCGCGCGCACCCATGTCTTCCTTGTCGGCTTTCCCCGCTCGGGCACGACGCTGCTCGAACAGGTGCTCGAACAGCATCCCGAAACGGTGACGCTGGCCGAGAAGGAATGCCTGGTCGATGGCGCGCGCGCGTTGCTCGCGTCTCCGGAAAAGTTCGGCGCGTTCATGGATCTGCCCGATGCGGCGCTCGACGAATATCGTTCGGCCTATTGGGCGCGGGTGGCGGAACAGGGCGTCGATCCGGCGGGCAAGGTGTTCGTCGACAAGCATCCGTTCCACAGCTTCAAGCTGCCGCTGATCGCGCGCCTCTTCCCCGACGCGCGCATCCTGTTCGCCGAGCGCGATCCGCGCGACACGGTGCTGAGCTGCTTCCGCCGCCGCTTCCGGATGAACGACGCCAATTACCAGATGCTCACGCTGGAAGGTGCGGCGACGCTCTTCGCGGCGGCGATGGCGCAGCGCGAAGCGACCGAGGCCGCCGCGCCGGTACATGGGCTGCGCTGCGCGCTGGAGGAGATGATCGCCGATTTCGACGGCACCACGCAGGCGGTGTGCGCGCATCTCGGCATCGAATGGACGCCGGAACTGCGCGCCTTCGCGGACAAGGTCGGCGAGCGCGGGGTCTTCACGCCCAGCGCGCCGCAGCTTGCGCGCGGCCTGAATGCCGAAGGCGTGGGCAAGTGGCGCGACTATGCCGATCGGATGGCGCCGGTGCTGCCGCTGCTCGAACGCTGGGTGAAATGA
- a CDS encoding TonB-dependent receptor, with the protein MKKNLAGHLKLSAAPLAMGFALIAAPAFAQDSAPVDGQAAEEGQEILVTGSRIPQPNLTSTSPVTVINSAEIKLTGTTRAEDLINALPQVFAEFGGNVSNGATGTATVNLRGLGSQRTLVLINGRRLVPGDPSVPSPDLNAIPAALISRVDVLTGGASSVYGADAVGGVVNFVMDTDFTGFKIDGQYSFYQHNNDSKTGIRNALNARGFPYPDGSVTDGGTVDATATIGASFDDGRGHVVGYVGYRKINAVTQDRRDYSACATQARAVPNNSATSLFTCGGSATSPQGSFIVYDGGTSTIFQVGPNRTFIPGSTPYNFAPTNYYQRPDERYTAGFFAKYEISDALQPYLEGMFMDDRSIAQIAPSGNFGNTLSINCNNPLLSAQQLSIVCDNENLLNADGEAIGAPGSAGGPAAVFIDPTTGTTYNRGFLQPLRRNAEGGPRRDDLQHTSYRIVAGMKGNLGNGFSYDSYYMYGRTNFAETYYNDASVSRITKALDVVDDPNQPGINPICRSVLSGEDPNCLPWDIFAATGPSAGSVNYITIPGFQRGNTEETVASFSVTALLGEHGVKTPWANGGLAVNLGFEYRKEALELNTDIAFQTGDLAGQGAATLPVTGSFNVKEFFFEGRMPLVQDGFIADLSIEGGYRYSDYDIAGRSFQTDTYKLAAEFAPVRDIRFRAAYNRAVRSPNIQELFAPRRVALNGNGDPCAGTAADILASGVTQLQCANTGVSAAQFGTIAGNPAGQYNGLIGGNPNLTPEIADTYTVGVVFQPTFVRNFALTVDYFDITVDNTVANIGQDTIIETCLRTGDASFCNLINRDQFGSLWRTPGGYVTDTTQNVGSLKTTGVDIGLSYSHELGSMGSLALNVNGTYLDSLVTNNGVSAPYDCTGLYGLQCGTPTPEWRHKARLTYTSPWGVGLSLGWRYFDAVSIDRSSTNPTLTGAFAPLNAKIPSQSYLDLSLSATVGKHYSFRLGVQNLLDKEPPIIGANGTSAVINACASVYCNGNTYPVVYDALGRYIYAGVTLDF; encoded by the coding sequence ATGAAGAAGAATTTGGCAGGGCATCTGAAGCTCAGTGCCGCGCCGCTTGCGATGGGCTTCGCGCTCATCGCCGCGCCGGCATTCGCGCAGGATAGCGCGCCCGTCGACGGGCAGGCCGCCGAAGAAGGACAGGAAATTCTTGTCACCGGCTCGCGTATTCCGCAGCCCAATCTGACCTCGACCAGCCCGGTCACGGTCATCAACTCGGCAGAAATCAAGCTCACCGGCACCACCCGTGCGGAAGACCTGATCAACGCGCTTCCGCAGGTTTTCGCCGAATTCGGCGGCAACGTGTCGAACGGCGCAACCGGCACCGCCACGGTCAACCTGCGCGGCCTCGGCTCGCAGCGCACGCTCGTGCTGATCAACGGCCGCCGTCTCGTCCCGGGCGATCCCTCGGTTCCGTCGCCGGATCTTAACGCGATCCCGGCAGCGCTGATCAGCCGTGTCGACGTGCTCACCGGCGGTGCTTCGTCGGTTTACGGTGCAGACGCGGTCGGCGGCGTCGTCAACTTCGTGATGGACACCGACTTCACTGGCTTCAAGATCGATGGCCAGTACAGCTTCTACCAGCACAACAACGATTCGAAGACGGGCATCCGCAACGCGCTCAACGCGCGCGGCTTCCCCTATCCGGATGGTTCGGTCACCGATGGCGGCACCGTCGATGCGACGGCCACGATCGGCGCATCGTTCGATGACGGCCGCGGCCATGTCGTCGGTTATGTCGGCTATCGCAAGATCAACGCGGTCACCCAGGATCGTCGCGACTATTCGGCTTGCGCCACGCAGGCTCGTGCAGTTCCGAACAACAGCGCTACCTCGCTGTTCACCTGCGGTGGTTCGGCTACGTCGCCCCAGGGTTCGTTCATCGTCTATGATGGCGGCACCTCGACGATCTTCCAGGTCGGTCCGAACCGCACCTTCATTCCGGGTTCGACGCCGTACAACTTCGCGCCGACCAACTATTATCAGCGTCCCGACGAACGCTACACCGCCGGCTTCTTCGCGAAGTATGAGATCAGCGACGCGCTGCAGCCCTACCTCGAAGGCATGTTCATGGACGATCGCTCGATCGCCCAGATCGCGCCGTCGGGTAACTTCGGCAACACGCTCTCGATCAACTGCAACAACCCGCTTCTGTCGGCTCAGCAGCTCAGCATCGTTTGCGATAACGAGAACCTGCTCAACGCGGATGGCGAAGCCATCGGCGCTCCCGGTTCGGCCGGCGGCCCGGCTGCTGTGTTCATCGATCCGACCACCGGCACGACCTACAACCGCGGCTTCCTGCAGCCGCTGCGCCGCAACGCCGAAGGCGGTCCGCGTCGCGACGACCTGCAGCACACCAGCTACCGTATCGTCGCTGGTATGAAGGGTAATCTGGGTAACGGCTTCAGCTATGACTCCTACTATATGTATGGTCGTACGAACTTCGCCGAGACCTATTACAACGACGCTTCGGTCAGCCGCATCACCAAGGCGCTGGATGTCGTCGACGATCCGAACCAGCCGGGCATCAACCCGATCTGCCGTTCGGTGCTGTCGGGTGAAGATCCGAACTGCCTGCCGTGGGACATCTTCGCGGCTACGGGTCCGAGCGCGGGTTCGGTCAACTACATCACGATCCCGGGCTTCCAGCGCGGCAACACCGAAGAGACCGTCGCGTCCTTCTCGGTCACGGCCCTGCTGGGCGAGCATGGCGTCAAGACTCCGTGGGCCAATGGCGGCCTCGCGGTGAACCTTGGCTTCGAGTATCGCAAGGAAGCTCTCGAACTGAACACCGACATCGCATTCCAGACCGGCGACCTCGCCGGCCAGGGTGCGGCGACGTTGCCGGTTACCGGCAGCTTCAACGTGAAGGAGTTCTTCTTCGAAGGCCGCATGCCGCTCGTCCAGGACGGCTTCATCGCCGACCTCTCGATCGAAGGCGGTTATCGCTATTCGGACTATGACATCGCCGGCCGTTCGTTCCAGACGGACACCTACAAGCTGGCGGCGGAATTCGCTCCGGTTCGCGACATCCGCTTCCGCGCTGCGTACAACCGCGCAGTCCGCTCGCCGAACATCCAGGAGCTGTTCGCTCCGCGGCGTGTCGCACTGAACGGCAACGGCGATCCCTGTGCGGGTACGGCTGCTGACATCCTTGCTTCGGGTGTCACCCAGCTCCAGTGCGCAAACACCGGTGTGTCGGCTGCCCAGTTCGGCACCATCGCGGGCAATCCGGCAGGCCAGTATAACGGCCTGATCGGCGGTAACCCGAACCTGACGCCGGAAATCGCGGACACCTACACGGTGGGCGTGGTCTTCCAGCCGACGTTCGTCCGCAACTTCGCGCTGACGGTCGACTACTTCGACATCACCGTCGACAACACCGTCGCCAATATCGGCCAGGACACGATCATCGAGACGTGCCTGCGGACCGGCGACGCTTCGTTCTGCAACCTGATCAATCGTGACCAGTTCGGTTCGCTGTGGCGTACCCCAGGCGGTTACGTGACCGATACGACGCAGAACGTCGGCAGCCTGAAGACCACCGGTGTCGATATCGGCCTCAGCTACAGCCACGAGCTGGGTTCGATGGGCAGCCTCGCGCTGAACGTGAACGGCACGTATCTGGACTCGCTGGTCACCAACAACGGCGTGTCGGCTCCTTATGACTGCACGGGCCTTTATGGTCTGCAGTGCGGGACGCCGACTCCGGAATGGCGTCACAAGGCTCGCCTGACCTACACTTCGCCTTGGGGCGTGGGTCTGTCGCTCGGCTGGCGTTATTTCGACGCCGTCTCGATCGACCGTTCGAGCACCAACCCGACTCTGACCGGCGCCTTCGCGCCGCTTAACGCGAAGATCCCGTCGCAGAGCTACCTCGATCTGTCGCTCTCGGCGACGGTCGGCAAGCACTACTCGTTCCGCCTTGGCGTGCAGAACCTGCTCGACAAGGAGCCGCCGATCATCGGTGCTAACGGCACGAGCGCAGTCATCAACGCCTGCGCCAGCGTGTATTGCAACGGTAACACCTACCCGGTCGTCTATGACGCGCTGGGCCGGTACATCTACGCAGGCGTGACGCTGGACTTCTAA
- a CDS encoding M23 family metallopeptidase, which translates to MGFFARLPAVTAVFVLLGSGHMAGAPAGNEAVAAMVAPESVEAGEPIQAAPRGAFGLRGQIVQGGVVIGAAPRGTTMLTFNGDPVTVARDGAFLIAFDRDAGPGAQLVATLENGSRIAETLSVAPRAWNISRLPTLPKYPVPTAEFQRLRPGELAQINGARRMQTDAEGWRQPFLWPVTGRISTRFGSQRIYAGEPGAYHSGVDVARPVGTVVIAPADGVVILATAKPFTLEGHLLMIDHGAGLNSAFMHLSRIDVTTGAHVRRGQPIGLVGATGRATGPHLHWGMKWRDARIDPLLLAGPMPAAE; encoded by the coding sequence ATGGGCTTTTTCGCGCGGCTGCCCGCCGTCACCGCCGTGTTCGTGCTGCTGGGCAGCGGCCATATGGCGGGCGCGCCGGCCGGGAACGAAGCGGTCGCGGCGATGGTCGCGCCGGAAAGCGTCGAGGCGGGCGAACCGATCCAGGCCGCGCCGCGCGGTGCGTTCGGCCTGCGCGGACAGATCGTGCAGGGCGGCGTCGTGATCGGCGCCGCGCCGCGCGGCACGACCATGCTGACCTTCAACGGCGATCCGGTGACGGTGGCGCGTGACGGCGCGTTCCTGATCGCGTTCGATCGCGATGCCGGGCCGGGCGCACAGCTCGTCGCGACGCTGGAGAATGGATCCCGGATTGCCGAGACGCTGAGCGTCGCGCCGCGTGCCTGGAACATCTCGCGCTTGCCGACCCTGCCCAAATATCCGGTGCCCACGGCCGAGTTCCAGCGGCTGCGCCCGGGCGAGCTCGCCCAGATCAACGGCGCGCGGCGGATGCAGACCGATGCCGAGGGCTGGCGTCAGCCTTTCCTGTGGCCGGTGACCGGACGCATCTCGACCCGCTTCGGATCGCAGCGTATCTATGCCGGGGAGCCCGGGGCCTATCATTCGGGAGTCGATGTCGCGCGGCCGGTGGGCACGGTGGTGATCGCGCCGGCCGATGGCGTGGTCATTCTCGCAACTGCGAAACCGTTCACGCTCGAAGGTCATCTGCTTATGATCGATCATGGCGCGGGGCTGAACAGCGCCTTCATGCATCTTTCGCGGATCGATGTGACCACCGGCGCGCATGTCCGCCGCGGCCAGCCGATCGGCCTGGTCGGCGCGACCGGGCGGGCGACCGGGCCGCATCTCCACTGGGGGATGAAATGGCGCGACGCGCGGATCGATCCGCTGCTGCTCGCCGGCCCGATGCCCGCCGCAGAGTAA
- a CDS encoding DUF2093 domain-containing protein — MLMSNNTRAARLHYMANGFRVLSPGDHVVCSVSDERIPLDMLRYWSVAKQEPYASAELAAKASGY; from the coding sequence ATGCTGATGTCGAACAACACCCGCGCCGCGCGGCTCCATTACATGGCCAACGGCTTTCGCGTGCTGTCGCCGGGCGACCATGTCGTCTGTTCGGTCAGCGACGAGCGGATCCCGCTCGACATGCTGCGCTACTGGAGCGTGGCGAAGCAGGAACCCTATGCCAGCGCGGAGCTGGCCGCGAAGGCGAGCGGATACTGA
- the xseA gene encoding exodeoxyribonuclease VII large subunit, with the protein MPDPFSESSSGRLVAEAVPGDNAAPLSISEMSSKLKRMVEGEFGHVRLRGEISGWKRAASGHAYLALKDADAVIDGVIWRGAASALPFQPQDGLEVIATGKLTIYPGRSKYQIVIERMELAGEGQLMALLEKLKAKLSAEGLFDPRRKKPLPYMPKVIGVVTSPTGAVIRDILHRLEDRCPTHVIVWPVKVQGDGSAMEVANAVRGFDSIQPGGKVPRPDLLIVARGGGSIEDLWSFNEEVVVRAIADCSIPVISAVGHETDTSLSDHAADLRAPTPTAAAEMAVPVLAELRHGIASMALRAERCARRYHERGGERLAALVRVLPRRDALLGPQRQKMDDLGGRLDRGLERKVQRSRGELDRAGGALRPAALEHRLEAARHRLLGASRLLDSVNPDNLLQRGYVRVGAKASGKVVMTAEEARAAGAITLQFRDGPVDARVERAGGKSYDGAKPEQPSLL; encoded by the coding sequence ATGCCCGATCCCTTTTCAGAAAGCTCATCGGGGCGGCTGGTAGCCGAGGCGGTGCCCGGCGACAACGCCGCGCCGCTCAGCATCAGCGAAATGTCGTCGAAGCTGAAGCGGATGGTCGAGGGCGAGTTCGGCCATGTCCGCCTGCGCGGCGAAATTTCGGGGTGGAAGCGCGCGGCGTCGGGCCATGCCTATCTGGCGCTGAAGGATGCCGACGCAGTGATCGACGGGGTGATCTGGCGCGGCGCCGCCAGCGCGTTGCCGTTCCAGCCGCAGGACGGTCTCGAAGTGATCGCGACCGGCAAGCTTACGATCTATCCCGGCCGCTCCAAATACCAGATCGTGATCGAGCGGATGGAACTGGCGGGCGAAGGCCAGCTGATGGCGCTGCTCGAGAAGCTCAAGGCGAAACTGTCCGCCGAGGGCCTGTTCGATCCGCGCCGCAAGAAGCCGTTGCCGTACATGCCCAAGGTGATCGGCGTGGTCACCTCGCCCACCGGCGCGGTGATCCGCGACATTCTCCACCGGCTCGAGGATCGTTGCCCGACGCATGTGATCGTCTGGCCGGTCAAGGTGCAGGGCGACGGATCGGCGATGGAAGTCGCCAATGCGGTGCGCGGGTTCGATTCCATCCAGCCCGGCGGCAAGGTGCCGCGCCCGGACCTGCTGATCGTTGCGCGCGGCGGCGGCTCGATCGAGGATCTCTGGTCGTTCAACGAGGAAGTGGTGGTGCGCGCCATCGCCGATTGCTCGATTCCCGTGATCTCCGCGGTGGGGCACGAGACCGACACCAGCCTGTCCGATCATGCCGCCGATCTGCGCGCGCCGACGCCGACCGCCGCCGCCGAGATGGCGGTGCCGGTGCTGGCCGAACTGCGCCACGGCATCGCCAGCATGGCGCTGCGGGCCGAGCGCTGTGCGCGGCGCTATCACGAGCGCGGCGGCGAGCGGCTGGCGGCGCTGGTGCGCGTGCTGCCCCGGCGCGATGCGCTGCTCGGGCCGCAGCGGCAGAAGATGGATGATCTGGGCGGACGGCTCGACCGGGGGCTGGAGCGCAAGGTCCAGCGCTCTCGCGGCGAGCTCGACCGGGCGGGCGGCGCGCTGCGCCCCGCGGCGCTCGAGCATCGGCTGGAAGCGGCGCGGCACCGGTTGCTCGGCGCGTCGCGGCTGCTCGATTCGGTCAATCCCGACAATCTGCTCCAGCGCGGTTATGTCCGCGTCGGGGCGAAGGCGAGCGGCAAGGTGGTGATGACCGCCGAGGAAGCGCGCGCCGCGGGGGCCATTACGCTCCAGTTCAGGGACGGGCCGGTAGATGCGCGGGTTGAGCGTGCGGGCGGCAAATCCTATGACGGGGCCAAGCCCGAACAGCCAAGCCTGTTGTAA
- the purD gene encoding phosphoribosylamine--glycine ligase, producing the protein MNVLLVGSGGREHALAWKLAQSPLLDTLYAAPGNPGIAQVAEIADISASDHRSLIDFCIRHSIQFVVVGPEAPLCEGLGDNLRTMGIGVFGPNRFPAQLEGSKGFTKDLCQREKIPTAAYARAETKDGALAALDDFGIPVVVKADGLAAGKGVTVAETREQAEAAILDIFSSPGASVVIEEFLTGEEASLFVLTDGTCLMPFGSAQDHKRVGEGDTGPNTGGMGAYSPAPVLTAALEQQAIDEIVRPTVEALARQGHPYSGVLYAGLMLTAEGPKLIEYNARFGDPECQVLMTRLEGDLLEYMIACDKGTLGGMPAPVFTEGTALTVVMAANNYPGTPETDGEIAGIEAAEATGAKVFHAGTKLDGGRLVASGGRVLTVTATGKTVREAQAAAYRAVDAIDFPTGFCRRDIGWREVEREG; encoded by the coding sequence ATGAACGTCCTGCTGGTGGGATCGGGTGGACGCGAACATGCGCTGGCGTGGAAGCTCGCGCAATCGCCGCTGCTCGATACCCTCTATGCCGCGCCGGGCAACCCCGGCATCGCCCAGGTCGCCGAAATCGCCGATATTTCGGCGAGCGACCATCGCTCGCTAATCGATTTCTGCATCCGCCATTCGATCCAGTTCGTCGTGGTCGGTCCCGAGGCGCCACTGTGCGAAGGCCTTGGCGACAATCTGCGCACGATGGGTATCGGCGTGTTCGGCCCGAACCGTTTCCCCGCGCAGCTCGAGGGATCGAAGGGCTTCACCAAGGATCTCTGCCAGCGCGAGAAGATCCCCACCGCCGCCTATGCCCGCGCCGAAACGAAGGACGGCGCGCTTGCGGCGCTCGACGATTTCGGGATTCCCGTGGTGGTGAAGGCCGATGGCCTCGCCGCGGGCAAGGGCGTCACCGTTGCCGAGACGCGCGAACAGGCCGAAGCCGCGATCCTCGACATCTTCTCGTCACCCGGCGCCAGCGTGGTGATCGAGGAATTCCTGACCGGAGAGGAAGCCAGCCTGTTCGTCCTGACCGACGGCACCTGCCTGATGCCGTTCGGATCGGCGCAGGATCACAAGCGCGTCGGCGAAGGCGATACCGGACCCAACACCGGCGGCATGGGCGCGTACAGCCCCGCCCCGGTCCTCACTGCCGCGCTGGAGCAGCAGGCGATCGACGAGATCGTCCGCCCCACGGTCGAGGCGCTGGCGCGGCAGGGGCATCCCTATTCGGGCGTGCTCTATGCCGGGCTGATGCTGACCGCCGAGGGTCCCAAGCTGATCGAGTATAACGCCCGCTTCGGCGATCCCGAATGCCAGGTGCTGATGACCCGGCTGGAAGGCGATCTGCTCGAATATATGATCGCCTGCGACAAGGGTACGCTGGGCGGGATGCCCGCCCCGGTCTTCACCGAAGGCACCGCGCTGACGGTGGTGATGGCCGCGAACAACTATCCCGGTACGCCCGAGACCGACGGCGAGATCGCCGGGATCGAAGCAGCTGAAGCGACCGGCGCAAAGGTCTTCCACGCAGGTACGAAGCTGGACGGCGGCAGGCTGGTCGCCTCGGGCGGCCGCGTGCTGACCGTGACCGCGACGGGCAAGACCGTGCGCGAAGCGCAGGCCGCCGCCTATCGCGCAGTCGATGCGATCGACTTCCCGACCGGCTTTTGCCGCCGCGATATCGGCTGGCGTGAGGTTGAGCGGGAAGGCTGA
- a CDS encoding pseudouridine synthase, which translates to MTLILLNKPFDVLCQFTDEANGPKRRTLADFVEVPGVYPAGRLDRDSEGLLLLTDDGRLQARIADPKYKMAKTYLVQVEGDSDEAALAQLRRGVRLKDGMTLPAEAERIDDPALWPRDPPVRFRKTVPDCWLKLTIREGRNRQVRRMTAAVGLPTLRLVRWSIGDWSVEGLAPGKWRAV; encoded by the coding sequence GTGACGCTGATTCTGCTCAACAAGCCTTTCGACGTGCTGTGCCAGTTCACCGACGAGGCCAATGGACCGAAGCGGCGCACGCTGGCCGATTTCGTCGAGGTGCCTGGCGTCTATCCAGCCGGACGGCTCGACCGCGACAGCGAGGGGCTGTTGCTGCTGACCGATGACGGGCGGCTACAGGCGCGGATCGCCGACCCGAAATACAAGATGGCCAAGACCTATCTGGTGCAGGTCGAAGGCGATTCGGACGAGGCCGCGCTGGCGCAGTTGCGACGCGGGGTGCGGCTGAAGGACGGGATGACGCTGCCCGCCGAGGCCGAGCGGATCGACGATCCCGCGCTCTGGCCGCGCGATCCGCCGGTGCGGTTCCGCAAGACGGTGCCCGATTGCTGGCTGAAGCTGACGATCCGCGAGGGCCGCAACCGCCAGGTGCGGCGGATGACCGCCGCGGTGGGCCTGCCGACGCTGCGGCTGGTGCGCTGGTCGATAGGGGACTGGAGCGTCGAGGGGCTGGCGCCGGGGAAATGGCGCGCGGTTTAG
- a CDS encoding ribonuclease HI, with protein MASPLKVFFDGGCRPNPGAMELAVVAGGRTHVVRDLGQGTSADAEWLALIHALEVGQSSGRDFVLMGDSASIVGQANGTVKPRGSGIAHLERFRALAGEAPPRIRQIKRTQNLAGIALARLHDR; from the coding sequence ATGGCTTCGCCTCTCAAGGTCTTTTTCGACGGCGGTTGCCGGCCCAATCCAGGGGCGATGGAGCTCGCGGTGGTCGCGGGCGGGCGGACGCATGTCGTGCGCGATCTGGGGCAGGGGACGAGCGCTGACGCCGAGTGGCTGGCGCTGATCCATGCGCTGGAAGTGGGGCAGTCTTCTGGGCGCGATTTCGTGCTGATGGGCGATTCGGCGAGTATCGTCGGACAGGCCAACGGGACGGTGAAGCCGCGCGGCTCCGGCATCGCGCATCTCGAACGGTTTCGCGCGCTGGCGGGCGAAGCGCCGCCGCGTATCCGCCAGATCAAGCGCACGCAGAATCTCGCCGGGATCGCGCTGGCAAGGCTGCACGACCGGTGA